In Callospermophilus lateralis isolate mCalLat2 chromosome 4, mCalLat2.hap1, whole genome shotgun sequence, one genomic interval encodes:
- the LOC143396952 gene encoding olfactory receptor 6C2-like, which translates to MRNHTAITTFVLLGLTDDPKLQVLLFIFLLLTYILSVTGNLTIITLTLVDPHLKTPMYFFLRNFSFLEVSFTTVCIPRFLYSLSTGDNTITYNACATQIFFVFLFGTTEFFLLAAMSYDRYVAICKPLHYMTIMNNRVCTLLVLSCWVAGLMIIVPPLSLGLQLEFCDSNAIDHFSCDASPLLKISCSDTWILEQMVIIVAVFALIITLVFVVLSYTYIIRTILRFPSVQQRKKAFSTCSSHMIVLSITYGSCIFIYIKPSAKEEVAINKGISVLNTSIAPLLNPFIYTLRNKQVKHVFNDCIKKIVFLSKK; encoded by the coding sequence ATGAGGAACCACACAGCAATAACCACTTTCGTCCTGCTGGGACTGACAGATGACCCAAAACTGCAAGTTCtgctttttatctttctgttgCTCACCTACATATTGAGTGTAACAGGGAACCTGACTATTATCACCCTCACACTGGTGGATCCTCATCTTAAGACACCTATGTACTTCTTCCTCAGAAACTTTTCCTTCCTAGAAGTTTCATTTACTACTGTCTGTATCCCTAGATTCCTGTACAGTTTATCAACTGGAGACAATACTATTACTTACAATGCTTGTGCAACTcagatattttttgtttttctctttggaaCAACAGAATTTTTTCTCCTGGCAGCCATGTCCTATGatcgctatgtggccatctgcaaACCCCTTCATTATATGACCATCATGAACAACAGAGTGTGCACCTTATTAGTCCTCTCCTGCTGGGTAGCTGGCTTGATGATTATTGTCCCACCCCTTAGCTTAGGTCTCCAGCTTGAATTCTGTGATTCTAATGCCATTGATCATTTCAGTTGTGATGCAAGTCCCCTCCTAAAGATCTCCTGCTCAGACACATGGATATTAGAACAGATGGTTATCATTGTGGCTGTATTTGCCCTCATTATTACCTTAGTCTTTGTGGTTCTGTCCTACACATACATCATCAGGACCATTCTGAGATTCCCCTCTGTTCAGCAAAGGAAAAAGGCCTTTTCCACCTGCTCATCCCACATGATTGTGCTTTCCATCACCTATGGCAGCTGTATCTTCATCTACATCAAGCCATCAGCAAAGGAAGAGGTGGCCATAAATAAAGGAATTTCAGTTCTCAACACTTCTATAGCGCCCTTGCTGAACCCTTTCATTTACACCTTGAGAAATAAGCAAGTGAAACATGTTTTCAATGACTGTATAAAAAAGATTGTATTTCTGTCAAAAAAGTAG
- the LOC143396953 gene encoding olfactory receptor 6C2-like, giving the protein MKRNHTTITTFFLLGLTDDPKLQVLLFIFLLLTYMLSVTGNLTIITLTLVDPHLKTPMYFFLRNFSFLEVSFTTVCIPRFLYSLSTGDNAVTYNACATQIFFGFLFGTTEFFLLAAMSYDRYVAICKPLHYMTIMNNRVCTLLVLSCWVAGLMIIVPPLCLGLQLEFCDSNAIDHFSCDASPLLKISCSDTWILEQMVIIVAVFALIITLVCVVLSYTYIIRTILRFPSVQQRKKAFSTCSSHMIVVSITYGSCIFIYIKPSAKEEVSINKGVSVLTTSVAPLLNPFIYTLRNKQVKHAFNDSIKKIVFLSKK; this is encoded by the coding sequence ATGAAGAGGAACCACACAACAATAACCACTTTCTTCCTCCTGGGACTGACTGATGACCCAAAACTGCAAGTTCtgctttttatctttctgttgCTCACCTACATGTTGAGTGTAACAGGGAACCTGACTATTATCACCCTCACACTGGTGGATCCCCATCTTAAAACACCTATGTACTTCTTCCTCAGAAACTTTTCCTTCCTAGAAGTTTCATTTACTACTGTCTGCATCCCTCGATTCCTGTACAGTTTATCAACTGGAGACAATGCTGTTACCTACAATGCTTGTGCAACTCAGATATTTTTTGGTTTTCTCTTTGGAACAACAGAATTTTTCCTCCTGGCAGCCATGTCCTATGatcgctatgtggccatctgtaAACCCCTTCATTATATGACCATCATGAACAACAGAGTGTGCACCTTATTAGTCCTCTCCTGCTGGGTAGCTGGCTTGATGATTATTGTCCCGCCCCTTTGCTTAGGCCTCCAGCTTGAATTCTGTGATTCTAATGCCATTGATCATTTCAGTTGTGATGCAAGTCCCCTCCTAAAGATCTCATGCTCAGACACATGGATATTAGAACAGATGGTTATCATTGTGGCTGTATTTGCCCTCATTATTACCTTAGTCTGTGTGGTTCTGTCCTACACATACATCATCAGGACCATTCTGAGATTCCCCTCTGTTCAGCAAAGGAAAAAGGCCTTTTCCACCTGCTCCTCCCACATGATTGTGGTTTCCATCACCTATGGCAGTTGCATCTTCATCTACATCAAGCCTTCAGCAAAGGAAGAGGTGTCCataaataaaggagtttcagttCTCACCACTTCTGTAGCACCCTTGCTGAACCCTTTCATTTACACCTTGAGGAACAAGCAAGTGAAACATGCTTTCAATGACTCCATAAAGAAGATTGTgtttctctcaaagaagtag